From the Candidatus Nomurabacteria bacterium genome, one window contains:
- the rplT gene encoding 50S ribosomal protein L20, whose product MSRVKRGVIKNKRRKNVLSKTKGYRFGRSTKEAQAKEAIAHAGTHAFAHRKDKKADRRASWQVDINAATRELGMSYSKFIDKLKKNNIGLDRKVLSQIAIENPATFEKIFKQVA is encoded by the coding sequence ATGTCAAGAGTAAAAAGAGGAGTCATAAAAAACAAGCGTCGCAAAAATGTACTTTCTAAAACAAAAGGTTATCGTTTTGGAAGAAGTACTAAAGAAGCTCAAGCAAAAGAAGCTATTGCACACGCAGGAACACATGCTTTTGCACACAGAAAAGACAAGAAGGCAGATCGTAGAGCAAGTTGGCAAGTAGACATAAATGCTGCAACTCGCGAACTAGGAATGTCATACAGCAAGTTCATAGACAAGCTAAAGAAGAACAATATCGGATTGGATAGAAAAGTTCTATCACAAATCGCAATCGAAAATCCAGCAACTTTTGAAAAGATATTCAAACAAGTAGCATAA
- the infC gene encoding translation initiation factor IF-3, with translation MRERINNQIRAKELRVIDSENGNLGVLSFKEALDMAIERGMDLIEISPNANPPVAKIMDFGKYQYEQNKKQKKAKAGAKPTETKSIQVKIATGEHDLELKAKQASNWLKEGHRIKVELFLAGRAKFMADAFLRERLDRVLHLITEDYKVSESYKRGPKGITVTLERDTKKAII, from the coding sequence TTGCGAGAACGCATAAACAACCAAATACGAGCTAAAGAACTAAGAGTCATAGATAGTGAAAATGGCAATTTGGGTGTACTTTCATTCAAAGAAGCCCTAGATATGGCAATAGAGCGAGGCATGGATTTGATTGAAATATCTCCAAACGCCAATCCCCCAGTTGCAAAGATAATGGACTTCGGGAAGTATCAGTATGAACAAAACAAGAAACAGAAGAAGGCAAAAGCAGGAGCGAAACCTACAGAAACAAAATCAATACAAGTTAAAATAGCTACAGGCGAGCATGATCTCGAACTAAAAGCTAAACAAGCTTCAAATTGGTTAAAAGAAGGCCATCGCATAAAAGTTGAATTATTCCTTGCTGGTAGAGCAAAATTCATGGCTGATGCATTCTTGCGAGAAAGATTGGACCGAGTACTACATCTCATAACCGAAGATTATAAAGTCAGCGAATCATACAAACGAGGTCCAAAGGGTATAACAGTAACACTAGAACGTGATACTAAAAAAGCAATCATTTAA
- a CDS encoding MBL fold metallo-hydrolase gives MDKKEAVVTFCSGAGTVTGANFLFEASGHKILIDCGLLQSTKLADEINWQDFSYDPKQIDALFITHAHIDHIGRIPKLFKDGFRGVIYSTNATKDLALPMLLDTTVILGRDIEHKLDEIYTAESVVEIMKLWKGVDYHEKVSEFSELEIFYKDAGHILGSGMLYIKYNGKNIVFTGDLGNSPSPILLDTEKVDDADYMIMESVYGDRNHESRGERKQRLQAIIQDNFKRNGTLIIPTFSLERSQELLFEINDLVENERIPKMPIFFDSPLAIKLTKVYRNYEKLLNKDALVHIDHGDDIFMFKGLHTTLKTEESKMILNTPDPKIIIAGSGMSNGGRIVHHEKNYLPDENNTLLLIGYQSSGTMGRAIEDGAETVKIFGEDVPVRAHIEKISGYSGHKDSDNLINFVSDTQERVKKVYLAMGEPKSSLFLAQKLRDNFGIDAVVPKGGDVVTLAC, from the coding sequence ATGGATAAAAAAGAAGCCGTTGTAACTTTTTGCTCTGGTGCAGGCACTGTGACTGGTGCTAATTTTCTTTTTGAAGCTAGTGGTCACAAAATACTAATTGATTGCGGTCTATTACAATCAACAAAACTTGCCGATGAAATAAACTGGCAGGATTTCTCTTATGACCCAAAACAAATTGATGCTTTGTTTATAACACATGCGCATATAGACCACATAGGTCGTATACCAAAATTATTCAAGGATGGATTCAGGGGTGTTATATATTCTACAAATGCTACCAAGGATTTAGCGCTACCTATGCTTTTAGACACAACTGTAATACTAGGTAGAGACATAGAACATAAATTGGATGAGATATACACAGCAGAATCGGTAGTTGAAATTATGAAGCTATGGAAAGGTGTAGACTATCATGAGAAAGTTAGCGAATTCTCAGAATTAGAGATTTTTTATAAAGACGCTGGTCATATACTTGGTTCTGGAATGCTTTATATAAAATATAACGGCAAGAATATAGTCTTTACTGGAGACTTGGGCAATTCTCCTTCGCCTATACTTTTAGATACTGAAAAAGTCGACGATGCCGATTATATGATAATGGAATCTGTCTATGGTGATAGAAATCATGAGTCTAGAGGAGAGCGCAAACAAAGACTGCAGGCTATAATTCAAGATAATTTTAAAAGAAATGGGACATTGATAATCCCAACCTTCTCTCTCGAGCGTTCACAAGAACTATTATTTGAAATAAATGATCTTGTTGAAAATGAGCGCATACCTAAGATGCCTATATTTTTTGATTCACCTCTAGCAATAAAACTAACAAAGGTTTATAGGAATTATGAAAAACTTCTAAACAAAGATGCTCTTGTCCATATAGACCATGGAGATGATATTTTTATGTTTAAGGGTTTACACACAACTCTAAAAACAGAAGAATCAAAGATGATATTAAATACACCAGACCCTAAGATAATTATTGCCGGAAGTGGTATGTCTAATGGGGGAAGGATTGTTCATCATGAAAAAAATTATCTTCCAGACGAAAACAATACACTGCTTTTGATAGGGTATCAGTCTTCAGGCACAATGGGGCGTGCAATAGAAGATGGTGCTGAAACTGTAAAGATATTTGGTGAAGATGTCCCAGTTAGGGCCCATATTGAAAAAATTAGTGGATATTCTGGACACAAAGATTCTGACAATCTAATAAATTTTGTATCGGACACACAAGAAAGGGTAAAGAAAGTTTATCTGGCGATGGGAGAACCAAAGTCTTCATTATTTTTAGCTCAAAAGTTACGTGATAATTTTGGTATAGACGCAGTTGTGCCAAAAGGAGGGGATGTTGTAACCCTCGCATGCTAA
- a CDS encoding AAA family ATPase, whose protein sequence is MKKQRIYKIALTGGPCSGKTTVLSVLHSKLTSLGYKVLIAHETATILINSRLIPGSIKFQEYVLDFMLHYEDMIEQYAKDTGAEKVVILYDRGAIEGLAYVNRREQRAYEQMIQSKGHSVVGLRDARYEAVIHMVTAADGALDFYSTLSNEARYETPRQARYRDKRLKESWTGHAHLRIVNNKNKTFKGKVNEVVKLVFNFLGIPVPIEDERKFLIDRKFKMSNIPVHYQKVNIIQHYLLTERGISERVRRKGQGGFFAFYNTIKIPILNSKSAKEEIERILEQNEYNTLLIRQDPKCWPVVKDRACYIWDDQYLEHDFFDQSLKRFPKDSLLELELTEKNQKIIIPSFVEPYVIREVTGEEEYSNANLARKN, encoded by the coding sequence ATGAAAAAGCAAAGAATATACAAAATCGCTCTAACTGGTGGCCCATGCTCAGGCAAGACTACTGTGCTTTCAGTCTTACACAGCAAACTAACAAGTCTTGGGTATAAGGTGCTTATTGCTCATGAGACAGCAACGATCCTTATAAACTCCCGTCTCATACCTGGAAGTATAAAATTCCAAGAGTATGTTTTAGATTTCATGTTGCATTATGAAGACATGATCGAACAATACGCAAAAGACACAGGTGCAGAAAAGGTAGTAATACTCTACGACCGTGGGGCAATCGAAGGATTGGCTTATGTTAACAGGCGTGAACAAAGAGCATACGAACAAATGATCCAATCAAAAGGACATTCGGTAGTGGGACTGCGAGATGCTCGATACGAAGCAGTGATACACATGGTAACCGCAGCAGATGGTGCCTTAGATTTCTACAGTACATTGAGTAACGAAGCGAGGTATGAAACACCTAGACAAGCTCGATACCGAGACAAAAGACTTAAAGAGTCTTGGACCGGGCACGCACATTTACGAATAGTGAACAACAAAAACAAAACCTTCAAAGGAAAAGTAAACGAAGTTGTTAAGTTAGTTTTTAATTTTCTAGGAATACCTGTACCAATCGAAGATGAACGCAAATTTTTGATTGATAGAAAATTTAAAATGTCTAACATACCTGTCCACTATCAAAAAGTAAACATCATACAGCACTATTTACTAACAGAGAGAGGCATAAGCGAAAGAGTGCGTAGAAAAGGTCAAGGTGGATTCTTTGCTTTTTACAACACTATAAAGATACCGATCTTGAATAGTAAAAGCGCCAAAGAAGAAATAGAAAGGATTTTAGAGCAAAACGAATACAATACTCTACTTATAAGACAAGATCCAAAATGCTGGCCAGTCGTAAAAGATAGAGCCTGTTATATATGGGATGATCAGTATTTGGAACACGACTTCTTCGATCAGAGTTTAAAAAGATTCCCAAAAGATTCTTTGCTGGAACTCGAACTGACCGAAAAAAATCAGAAAATAATCATACCGTCGTTCGTTGAACCTTACGTAATTCGTGAAGTTACAGGTGAAGAAGAATATTCAAATGCAAATTTGGCACGCAAAAATTAA
- a CDS encoding 50S ribosomal protein L35, whose product MIKTNKSYAKRLKKTKSGKLLGRKPGFNHFNAKQSRTEQLAGRKMKEFIMKNKIRSQMLPNM is encoded by the coding sequence ATGATAAAAACAAACAAATCATACGCAAAGCGTTTGAAAAAGACAAAAAGCGGAAAGCTCTTGGGTAGAAAACCAGGATTCAACCACTTCAATGCAAAACAAAGTCGTACAGAACAACTTGCAGGCCGAAAGATGAAAGAGTTTATTATGAAAAATAAGATAAGAAGCCAGATGCTTCCAAATATGTAA